The Nicotiana tomentosiformis chromosome 2, ASM39032v3, whole genome shotgun sequence genome includes the window AAGGTGGGTTCTTTTTTAAGGGTTCTTGGAAGTCTACTTTTGTTAGTGCATATAAGCAGCCTTCAATTCCAGTTTTGAGTTCTGGTTTGAAAGTTAGAGACTTTTATTCTGATTACTTGTTTCAGAGTTGGTTATGTGCTAATCTTGAAATGAAACCTGAATGGTTAGAAAAGGATAATATTGTAAGGAGGAGAGGAATCTCTGTTGATGAGTTTGTTATGAATTTTGAGGAACCGAATAAGCCGGTTTTGTTAGAAGGGTGCTTGGAAAGTTGGCCTGCATTGGAGAAATGGAATAGGGATTATTTGGCTGAGGAGTGTGGAGATGTGAAATTTTCAGTTGGGCCGGTGGAAATGAAACTTGAGGACTATTTTAGCTACTCTGATCAAGCGAGGGAAGAAAAGCCGTTGTATTTGTTTGATCCAAAGTTTGCAGAGAAAGTTCCTCAGTTAGGAAAGGATTATGATGTCCCTATGTACTTCAATGAGGATTTGTTTAGTGTATTGGGTAATGAGAGGCCAGATTATAGATGGATTATTATTGGACCTGCGGGTTCCGGCTCGTCATTCCACATTGATCCGAATTCTACCTCTGCTTGGAATGCGGTAATCAAAGGATCCAAGAAATGGGTGTTGTTTCCCCCTGATGTAGTGCCACCCGGGGTTCATCCGAGCCCTGACGGTGCAGAAGTAGCAAGTCCCGTTTCAATAATAGAATGGTTCATGAACTTTTATAATGCAACCAAGAATTGGAAAAAGAGACCTATTGAGTGTGTCTGCAAGGCCGGGGAAGTAATCTTTGTACCTAATGGATGGTGGCATTTGGTCATCAATTTAGAGGATTCGATTGCCATTACCCAGAACTTTGTTAGCAGGTATGCTTCTTATATCTCTTATATATCCGGCACTTGATATTGTTTTCATGCTTGAtgagaaattaccattaccagttTCCTTAATGGCATGCAATGTTTCTGTTTTATAAGGAGATGGACACCAGTGGTAAATAAATGCAAAAATTCACAATTGATTAAATAGCTGTAACTCCATATCACATATATTTTCAGGTTAATGTTTTATGTTCTGGTCATTCACTTGAGTCATTGTTCTACATAATTTTCAGGTTAAATAAAACTATCGTTTGAGAGGAAAGGTTTATAGTGCTTTTATATCGTGCAGGGAGGGGGGTTGTTGGAAATTGTAACATGAAAGTCTTTCTTGCGTAAACTTTACCTTGAGTAGTACTTTTTTCTTTTATGAGCTCACTCTCTTGTCAAGCTTTAGAAAGTGATCAAGAAAGACAAACCCTGATAAGATGGACTTTACTCTTAGCAACTCCTATGTTCGAAGCAAGATGTTCTCTAATTAGACCACGAATTACAAATGTTTGGAAAAGTTCTATTGCTATTTCACGAGGCAATCTACATCAATGTAATGAAAGTGAAGGACCCGCAACAATGACAGAAGTCCTGAATAATCGATTTCTTTGTTGAGATTGAAATCAAGTTAAAAGGTTAGGTATAATGCATGCAGGCCAAGTCAAGAAAAGGATTTCCTTACTTTTCATTCAAGATAGACTAAATGATAGTGTGGCTGACATGGTAAAAGATCAAATCAGCCACACTTTTCTGGACCCTTTTTTTTGGGGAAAGGATAGTGGGTAGGGCTTTTCTTTCCCCCAGACTATCAGGAAGTCTTTTCCGCCGGACGACTCGTAAGAGGTGAGAAGGGCCCTTACTCCGTCCCAAACAGTGTATAACTATCGGCCCTACCAGGCAACATCGTCGGTTTTGCAGCCTTAGTTATGTGGTTTTTGTTGTGCTATGGATAAGACGATAACTTCCCTAGATATGTAGAAGTAGTATTAGTTGAGTGCACTTAGCTCGAACTTGGCGCAAGAGAGTTTTTCAGGACATCTCTCTCCCTTCCGGGTGTGTCTGTTTAGGATCTCCAGCGAGTTTGGAGAGGATAACTTGTTTCAGAACTCACCCGGCCAATATTAAGTTTCCCTTGCTCTGGCCAATATGTATTTTACTATGGATATTTACTAGCTGTTATTTCGTCTTGCAGGAGGAATTTACTGAATGTTTTGGAATTTCTAAAAAAGCCAAATGCTTGCACTCTTGTGTCGGGAACAAGTGACAGAGTCAATTTGCACGACAAATTTAAGAATGCCATTGAAGCATATCTTCCTGGAACTATTGATGAGTTGACTCTGAAAGACGAGGAGAAAAAAGCCCAGCAGAAGAAACCTTCCTTCTGGGAATCTGTCACTGATTCAAAAGCAGGCGCTTTCAAATTTTCTTTTTGATGAAAGGCCAGTGATGAGATCTTCACCAGTTAGTCCCCTGGCAGTGGACTTTTACCAATCTTCTGCGCGCACAAATGAAGCTGCATGGTCGAAATTCAGTCATTCTTTACATGACAAGAGGGATTATTAAGGCAGCTGTTCACATTTTATTCATTTATCTTGTACTTTCCAAGAGGGATCAAAAGTCTAGATCCTTATAAGAAAGGAACAACAAAAGTCCAGACAATTTTTGGCATGAGTTATTcatatttcactgttgttatctctgtctccctttgctttgtatctttcttctggattttatggtgttcctatttttcctataattgctgttgtgatactaatattgtctcttttttgtccttttgtctttttgttttttaagccgagggtctttcggaaacaacctctctactccttcgggataggggtaaggtctgcgtacacactaccctccccgtACCCATTAATGGGATTTTACTGGTTGTTTGTTGTATCTCTGTTCCATTTATTGTATCAACAATATTGGCCTATAAATGAAGTCCTAAAATAAGGAAAGTAGCTTGGAGTCAAACTGCTATATAGCTAGCGCCTAGCAGGCTACTTTAAAATATCAAAAAGTAGCTTGTTTTGTTATTTGACTACCAATCCGATGTTGTACCTATTCTAGAATgtcaaaaagtaaaataaaattaatacaCCAAAATATAAAAAACTAAAAAGTTTGTGTCTTATTGCTTTTAGTTGGTGAATCCCATATGTTGATAATATAAGTAACAAATACTCCTATATTAATAGGAGACCTTTTAATGCCGAAGAAAAGGTTAATGCCAAACACATCTCCTCGAATGTTAATGTCAAAGAAACCTAATACTAAAATTTGAGACCTTTTTCTTTTCTCCAAATATTTCATTAATTCTTTAACTGACTGATTCAATCAGAATAAACACCAAAGCAAAAGTTGCATGTCTAATACTAAGGAAAAAGCATTATTGCACAAATCTACTGATTATGATATGTTTTTCATTGGTTATTTATATTATAATACTCATTATCTCTAttacaaaatattttttattgaaTCTAAAGACTAGGAGACTCGAGAGCAATATTATGGAATGGAAATAACAATCCGAAAGGAGCAGAGCATTTTAGCAACGTCTTACACAAATGATAACTAATTACTCCATTGTTACAAGCATTTAATTGACGGAAAAGCAAAAGTAAAAATATCACAAAGTAACAATTCAGATGAAAAATATAACTTGGTTCTATAAATAAACTCTACACTAGAAATCTTAATAGAAAAAAAGGTGTTGATAAATTAACATATGCTACA containing:
- the LOC104098773 gene encoding arginine-specific demethylase JMJ22; the protein is MLGSKTLIFKKQKRKRKNGKSKKSKKIYVSKKEEKITKSHQITPKQEVEEEDDEGFSLKASAQSDSYGVQPLGNLYFNPSYHNSRNTGLGNLQTLTDELVLDILGLLEGTHLGILSNVSKGFYIFCNHEPLWRNLVLETCKGGFFFKGSWKSTFVSAYKQPSIPVLSSGLKVRDFYSDYLFQSWLCANLEMKPEWLEKDNIVRRRGISVDEFVMNFEEPNKPVLLEGCLESWPALEKWNRDYLAEECGDVKFSVGPVEMKLEDYFSYSDQAREEKPLYLFDPKFAEKVPQLGKDYDVPMYFNEDLFSVLGNERPDYRWIIIGPAGSGSSFHIDPNSTSAWNAVIKGSKKWVLFPPDVVPPGVHPSPDGAEVASPVSIIEWFMNFYNATKNWKKRPIECVCKAGEVIFVPNGWWHLVINLEDSIAITQNFVSRRNLLNVLEFLKKPNACTLVSGTSDRVNLHDKFKNAIEAYLPGTIDELTLKDEEKKAQQKKPSFWESVTDSKAGAFKFSF